From Cyprinus carpio isolate SPL01 chromosome A7, ASM1834038v1, whole genome shotgun sequence, a single genomic window includes:
- the LOC109091782 gene encoding CD59 glycoprotein-like translates to MKASVGVCVVFVLALVELGSAIKCYNCRDYTGTCSKIRDCYYDDACVTIYERGGDTYRQCIKYSECEYSTLAQKFPKISSFKFSCCATDLCNTAPVSVSSRSVVGILLSLALFWWGVL, encoded by the exons ATGAAAGCTTCTgttggagtgtgtgtggtgttcgtTCTGGCTCTGGTGGAGCTTG GCTCTGCCATTAAATGTTACAATTGTAGGGACTACACGGGCACATGCTCTAAAATTCGAGACTGCTACTATGATGATGCCTGCGTGACCATCTACGAGAGAG GTGGTGACACATACAGGCAGTGTATAAAGTACTCTGAGTGTGAGTACAGCACACTCGCCCAGAAGTTTCCCAAAATTTCCAGCTTCAAGTTCTCCTGCTGTGCCACTGACCTGTGTAACACAGCACCTGTGTCCGTGTCCAGCCGCTCTGTGGTGGGAATACTGCTCTCACTAGCACTCTTCTGGTGGGGTGTGCTCTAA